In the genome of Streptomyces sp. SLBN-118, the window AGGGCGTGGAGCGTCGTCAGGAAGCTGAAGCCGGGATCGATGATGCGGTTGTAGAAGTCGAGCGCCTGATTGCGGGAGATGGTGCCCGTCTCGACCGAGCGCCGCAGGGCGCTCAGTCCGTCGAGGCCCTCGACGAGCGAGCGCAGTTCCTCGCGGGTGTCGGACCGCATGTCGTCGCGGACACCGGCCTTCACCATGTTCGCCGTGATCTTGGCGACGGCCTTGTCGGTGGCCTGGCGCTGACGGCGCAGGGCGGGCAGGGCGTCGGAAGCGCGTTGGTCCGCAAGGTAGATGAGCGTCTGGCGGCGTTCCTTCTGGACGTCGCCGAGAGCGTCCGCCACCGGATATCCGACTTCCTTGACGACGGAGGTGACGTCCAGGAGTTCGCTGGCCTCCCGACCGGTCAGTACGGTGGCGAAGCCCCAGAGGGCGGTCAGGGAGACAAGCGGCACCAGCAACAACGCCACGATCTTCCGGCGGATGGACTTCCCGCGAAAGCGCATGGCCTCCCCCTGCTCAACCCCCGCCCGGTGCGGGTGGTGTTCCGTCAACAAACGGCGCGAGCCTACTACTGTCACACAGACAACTCGAAGGCACGTCCGGACGATTTTCGGCCTACGACAGACGTGTTGATCATGAGTTGTCCTGGTATTCGGGGAGATGACATTCCCGGCGGTGTCGGACCACACCTGGCGGCACGTCAGCTTTCGGACGGCGGGAGATGGCTGGAATTCTTCGCTCCACGGGAATCATCGGGCCTGGTCAATCGTCATTCTGTATGGGGGCACGGGGGTTCGCGGGTACCGCGCGGACATCGCATCCGGTTTCGGTTCCGCGTTCGATGCGGCGGCCGGAGTAAAGCAGCGGAATGCGGGCAGCCACCCTGAAGTCGGACAGAGGTGGGGAGTGACAGGGTCCATGGACACGGACGAGCGTCGCGGCGGGGTCCGGGCGACGAGTTGTGCGGATGTCTCGCGGCAACTCTGGGTGGAGGAGCCGGCGGTCAGACGGCGCATGCCCGATCCGGTCCGTACGGCAGCGGTGCGCGCGGTCATCATCGCGTCGCTGACGATGATTCAGGGAATGATCGCGTTTCTCTGCACGTTGGCCGGGTCGTGGCTGGCCTTTCCGATGGTGTTCAGCAGCGTCGGCAGTACGGTGGTGGCGACCTGGGCGGTGCTGGACGTCTGGGTGACCCGCCAGGTCTGGAACCAGCGCCATGGGGTCGTGTCGGTGCCGAGCAGCACGGCGCGTCAGCTGCGCCGTGAGCGCCGCCGCGCGCGCCGGACGGCGCGAGCGGCACAGCGGCAGCCGGGGCCCAGCGCCCGGCCCCGGTCATCAATCGCCGGACGGGCCTGATGTCCCAGCGGGCTCCGGTGGCGTCGGAGTCCGCTTGAACATGCGCGTCGCGGTGATTTCGCCGTGGACTCTCTCACCCGAGGGGTCCTGTTGCGGCAGGCCCGGGCGCAGATGCTCCTCGACACTGATGTACTTCAGGCCCGCGCGCAGATCCGCGTCATTGCGCAGCCGGATGACCAGCGGGAATTCTGCAAGAGCCGTGGTGTCGAAGAGCCCTGTCGTATAGAGCAGTTGGACACCGAGCGCATCGGAGACCGCCCGCTGGAGTTCCAGCAGATACGTCGCATTGGCCCGGCCGATCGGATTGTCCAGGAAGAGCGTGCCGGCGTGCCGGTGCTTGTCCCGGCCGCGGTCGTTGCTGCGCAGCGCGGCCATCGTGCAGTAGAGAGCGATAGCTGCGGTGAGCAGCTGGCCGCCCGAGAAGACGTCGCCCATCTGCCCCACCGGGACCCGTTCGGCACGCAGCACGGCGTCCGGCTTGAGGATCTCGACGGCGACGCCCTTGGGCTGAAGCGCCGCCTGAACACCGCGCAGCAGCAGGGACATTCCGTCCCTGCGGCCCTCTCCGTAGGCCGCGGCCGAGTTCTTCTTCACTGCCGCACGGGTCGCCTCGTCGATGACGCCGCCGAGCCGCTCGGCGAGTGTCGCCTGGTCGGGCTCCTCGAAGCGGATCCGCAGGAACTCCTGTCCGGACCATTCGCCGAGGCCTTCGGGAAGCCGGGAGAGCCGCTGCGCCGAGCGGAGCGTCGTCAGGGCGGAGTCCACCAGACCGCGCAGCCGGTCGACGATGGTGTCGCGGTTGCGCTCCAGCTGCTCCAGCTCGTCGGTCAGGACGCGCAGCCGCGGCGCGAACGCCTCCGCCCACTTGGCCGCGTGCTCGGGCAGCGCGGCGGCGGGGAGTTCCCGGATCTGCTGGCGCGCGGGAGTGCGTACCTGCTCGTACCGGGTGGAGTTGGCGTGCCGTACGAGAATGTCGCTCGCTTCCCGCACGGCCGCCTCGGCGGCGGACAGATCGGTGGCGCAGCCGCGCAGCGAGCGCCGGGCCTCAGCGGCGGAGTGCCGGGCCTCCTCCAGGCTTCCGGGGTACGGCTCGGGCGCGTCCGGCGACTCGTCGTCGTGCTGTTCCCGCAAGAGGTCCCGCAGAAGTGCGGCGGTCTCGTCGAAGCCGCCGGCCGCGTCCTCTGCTGCCCGGTGGGCCTGGAGCAGGGCGGCGTGCGCGGCCCTGGCCGTCTCCAACGCGTCGCTGCACGAAGCCAGTTCGGCGGTCGCCGTGCGCAGCAGGGCCTGCGCCCGCTCGGCGTCGGCCGGGACCAGATCGTCCGGGAGCCCGGTGTGCGACTCGCCGTCGGCCGGGGCCAGCCGCTCTGCCTCGCCGCGCAGGCGGCCCAGCTTTTCGCTGGCTTCCGAGGCGCGCGACTCCAGCATTTGTACGAGCGACTCGGCGCGGGCGGCCGCCGCCTGGCGGGAGGGGCCGTCGGCGCCGTCCGTGCCCTCCAGGAGCTGGGCGGCGCGGGTGCGGACCTTGTTGGTGAGCCGGTCGAGTTCCGCCACGGCGGCGCTCTCGTCGCTTTCCGCGCGGGCCTGCTCGGCGCGCAGGTCGGCGCCCACGCCCACCTTCTCGTACAGCTGGGAGGCGGCGCGGTAGGCCTCGCGCAGGGCGGGCAGCGCGGCGCGCGGGGCGTCCTCGCCGGGCTCCGGCAGATTCTCGGGAGCGCCGGCGATCTCGGCCCGCTCGGCACGCAGCGCGCGGGCGGTGCGGCGTGCGTCGTCTCCGGCGCGCTGGGCGGCGCGGCGGTCCTCGTCGGCGGCCTTGGCCCGCTCCAGACAGGTCGTGGCCCGGGCCTCGGACTCGGCCGCGTCGTCGGCCAGTTCGCGCAGTTTCACCTGCCAGCCCGCGCGCTCACGCAGCCGGAACGCCAGGCCCGCGAGTGCGTCGGCGGCACGCCGGGCGCGCTGGGCCGTCTCCTGGCGCTCGTCGCGCACGCGGGCGGCGTCGGCGGCCGCCTCGTCCGCCTCGGCACGAGCGGTACGGGCTTCGGCGAGCGCCTCCTGCGCCTCCTCGGCGGCCGCGCGGGCGCTCTGCGCGCCCTGAGCGAGTTCGGCGAGCATGCCGGGCGGGCAGTCCGCGCGCCACGAGCCGAGCCGGGCGGCGATCGAACGGTCCCCCGCGAGCCGGGCCGCGAGCGCTCGGATCTCCTCGTCCCGCGCGCTCGCCCGGGTCCGCAGGGCCCGGCGCTCCTCGTCGGCCGCGTGTTCGTCGTGCATGGCCGGGTTCGGCGGTACGAGGAACACGTCCCCGTCGCCGCTGACACCGGTGCCGGGGCCGGGCACGGGTGCGAGCAGCGCGGCCGCTGTTCCGACCGCGACGGCCGAGCGCGGCAACAGCGCGGCCCCGGTGAGGACATCGCGTGCCCGGGCGTGAGACGCGGGGTCGGTGATCACCACGCCGTCGACCAGCTCGGGCCGCGCGGCGAGGACCGCAGAGTGGTCGGCGGGGTCGACGGCCTGCGCGAGATAGCGCCAGCCGGGCAGGGCGGGGACGCCGTGCTCGCCGAGGTACTCGACGGTCGCGAGGACGTCGGGCCCCGGCGGCAGCAGCCCGCCGTCACCGAGCGCGCCCAGGATGCGGGCGTCGTCGGCGGCGGCGGTTCGCAGATCGAAGAGCTGCCGCTCGGCCGAGGCGACGTGCTGGTCGAGCAGCTCGCGCAGCTCGTCGGCATAGCCGTCCAACTCCTCGGCGGCGAGAGGTCCTTGGGTGGTGCCTCCTCCGTATGCCGGGTCGGACTCGTTGTGCGACGAGTCCTCGGCGGTGCGGGCCGGGGCGGGATCCGTGGCCGCGTCGGGGCCGGCGCCGCGCCGCGGTGAAGGCACCGCCGCGTGCACCGTCGGCGGCAGGCTCAGCAGCTCCGCCAGGCGTTCGTCCTGAGCGATCGACTCCGCGGCACGGAGCTCCGCCTCGTAGGCGTTCTCCGTCGCCAGTGCCGCGTCAGATGCGCGGGCCGCCGCGAGTTCGGCGCGGGCCTCGGCCGCGGCTGCGTCCCTCGCACGGTCCGCGGTCGTGCGGCCGGCCTCGCGGGCCGCGTCCCATGCCGCGACCGCCGTCTTCTCCGCGTCACTGGCGGCCAGCGCGGCGCGCGCCGGGTCGGCGTCGGGTGCGGTGTCGTCGAGCCAGCCCGCCCGTACCGCCTCGGCCGTCTCCTGCTCGACCTCGCTCAGCCGCTGCCGCAGATGGCCGATCTCGCTGCGGGCGCGCTGCGCCTCGGTGGCTGCGGCCGTCGCATCGCGGTGGGCGGCCTCGCCCGCCTCCTGGAGCGCCGCGGAACGTTCCTCCTGCTCGTTGGCCAGTCGCTCACCGTCCTCCGCGGCCGAGTGCAGGGCGCGGACGAGATCGGCGGCGGCCCCGGCGCGGGCGGCGAGTGCCGGGGCCGCGTCCCGTTCGGCCTCGCGGATGGCCGCGGCGACGCGCGCGGAACGGTCGGAGGCGGCGCGATGGCGCAGTACGGCCTCCGCCGCCTGCCAGGCGGCGTGCAGGGTGCGCGCATCTGTCAGTTCGCGGCGCTGGGCCGCGGCGCTCTTCTCGGCGACCGTCAGCGCCAGCGAGGCGTGCCGGTAGGCGAGTTCGGCGGCGATCAGCGAACTGCGGCTGCGCGCCTGCTCGGCCTCGGTGACGGTGTGGGCGGCTGAGGTGACCTGCTGGGCGAGCTCGGCGGTACGCCCCCGTTCCCCGGCCGCGCGTGCCGAGAGCCTGCAGGCAAGCGTACGCGTACGGCGTTCGGCGCCCGCATGGATGTCCCGCGCCCTGGTCCGCGCCTCGGCCGCCTCGACGATCCGGCCGAGCAGATCGGCCGAACCTGCTGTGAAGTCGCGTTCCGCGGTCAGTTCGGCGCGGCGGCCGAGCTTGTTGCCGAAGCTGCTGACGAGGTCGGCCAGTCCGTCGGTGTCACGTGTGTCGGTGACGGCACGCAGCAGCAGATCGGTGAAGTCGGAGTCCTTCTTGACGGCGAAAAGGCCCGCTGCCTCGCCCTCGTCGGCGTTCATCTCCCGCTGGTAGCGGAACAGTTCGGGGTCGAGTCCCACATCGCCGAGGTGTTCGTTCCAGCGGTCGTGGATCTCCTCCCAGTAGACGTCGAGGTGCGGATATACCTTGCCCGCCTCGGTGATGGCGTCCCGGAAGCCCTTCATGGTGCGACGACGGCCCTGCGCGCCGGACGCGCCCTCGACCGGCGGACGGACTGCGGTGGACTCGGCGACGGGCAGCGAGTCGAGGCTGAGCCCGGGTCCCGGCCGAAACGAGTACCAGGCTTCCGCGAACTTCCGCGGGTCGCCCGAGACCTGACGGCCGCGCCACTCGCTGACCTTGCCGACCACGACGAGTTCGCCCGTGAGCGTGTGCTGCCACTCCAGGGCGACATGTCCGCAGTCGTCGGCGAGGAGGAACTTGCGCAGGACGCCGGAGCTGGCGCCGCCGAGGGTGTTGCGGTGGCCGGGCAGCATCACCGAGAAGATCAGCTTGAGCAGTACGGACTTGCCGCCGCCGTTCTCCAGGAAGAGCACGCCCGCGGGGGCGGGGCGGCGCGGCGGGCCGACCGGCTCCTCCTCGAAGAACTCCGCCTGCGCGGGGGCGGGATGAGGCACGGGCTCGCCCACTCCGCGCAGGTCCAGCACGGTGTCGGCATAGCGGGCACCGGCGGGCCCGATGGAGTAGAGGCGTACCCGGGACAGCTCGTACATGGCGGCGGACTCTCGTAAGTGGCAGGTGGGGGATCAGGCGTGGAAGGGCAGGCCGGCGTCGGCGGCCAGCTCCAGGTCGTCCGCGTCGGGGGGCGGCAGGAGCGTGGCGCTGCCGTCGCCGACCGCTACGACGCCGAGTTCGAGCAGTTCGGCCATGGCCGCGCTCCCGGCCATGTCGCGCACCTGCAACTGGTAGCGGGCGGTGGTGCGGTACGCGCCTCCGCCGTCGTCGCCGGTCCGCTGGAGGAAGCCGGAGTCGGTGAGGAACGCGACCGCCTTGCCGACGATGCCGGTGGTGGATCCGGCGAGGCGGCGGGCGTCCTTGGTGGCGCCGGTGGCGCTGCGCCGTGCGTAGATCCGCCAGGCCGCCTCCAGGCCGGGTGCGCCGGTGGCCGGGTCGGTGTTCTCGCCCTGTTCGTCGGCACGCTCCTCCAGGCGGCGGCAGGCCTGGCGTACGAAGGAGTCGACGCCGTTGACGGTCAGACGGCCGATGTAGGCGTCGTCGGCGAGGTCCTCGGGGCGGGGGAACGCCATGGCGGCGACGGCGAGATGAGCCAGGCCGTGCAGGAACCGGTCCGCGGATTCGGCGGAGGCGCGGCGGGCGTAGTCGCCCATGCGGACGGCGAAGACGGAGTCCTCACCGGCGGCGACGGCCATCCCCGCGCGCGGGGAGACTTCGAGGACGACGAGGCCGAGGCCCGTGGCGACGGCGTCGGCGAGCCGGGCGAAGGCAGGGTCTTCGCGGTAGCGGCGCAGGAGTTCGGCGTACTCGGCGTCGCGGGCGGGAAGCAGTTTGGGCTGCAGCCCGAAGGAGACGAGGCGGGCGGCATCGGCGGCGTCGGCGGGCGTGACGGGGGTGGCGTTGGCGGTGGCCGGCACGGGCGATGCGGCCGCCGTCTCGGCCGGGCCGGTCAGGCCGTTCGGGCCGGCCGGGTCGCGGTCGCTCCACGCGGTGGCCGGTGCGTGGTCGTCACTCACTGGAGGGTGCTCCTTGCTGCGGAATGCGGGTGTACGGGTGCGGTGCGCCTGCGGCGGGCTTTGGTCCCGCCCCGCCATCCCCCTACGGCCGGGCGGCCGTGGGATGCACCCCCATCCCGCTGTGACATTGTGCGGCTCCGCCGCGTGGGGGCTCCGCCCGGCGCCCCGGTCAGCGCGCTCACGCCGCCTCCGTGCGGGCCGCCGTCATGCCCGCCGCGTCCAGCAGCGCCGTGCCCACGATCAGGTCCGCGCCGCCGAATTCGGGGTCGTCCAGTTCGGTGCCGTCGTCGACGGCGAACAGGAGCCGTTCCTCGCCCTGGCGGTAGGCCGTGCCGACCGGGGGACTTGCCGCGTGGATGGCCAGCAGGGCGACCAGATACGGCAGTTCCGGGTCGCGGCGGCGTGCCTCGGCGAGCAGGCCGGACAGGCGGCGCGGCGCGTCGTGTTCCAGGTCGAGCAGTTCCATCGCGGACGCCAGTTGCTCCTCGCTGAAGCGGCTGTCGTCGGGCGTGGCGATCAAGTCGGGCTCGGGCATCTCCACGCCCAGGTGTTCGCGCTCCGCCGGCGGTGTGAGGAGCATGTCGACCAGATCGCCGACCCGTACGGACGACGGCGTGCGCAGCCCTGTCCCACGGGCGAAGAACGCGTCGGTGACACGGATCGCCGCCTCGGCGGGGAGGGGGAGCAGCGGGGCGAGAAGCTGTCCGTACAGATCGAGTCCGGTCCGCGCGGTGGGGCGGGCGAAGGCCTGGCGGTCCTGTTCGGCGCGGAACAGCGGGCCCGCCTCAAGGAGCCGGGACTGCAGCTGGGTGTGGCGGCGGATGCAGTCCTTGACTATGTCGACGAGCTCGGCGGCGCGGCGCTTGTGCTCGGGGTCCTCGGCCTCGTCGCGCGCCTTGCGGATGTTCGTCAGGATCGCGTTCTCGTGGCGGTAGCGGTCGGCGACATGGTCGAGCGCCTCGGCGATCATGTCGGGCACGGCGTTGAGCCAGTCGACGGCGCGCACATTGCGCCGGGTGGCTTCCAGGGTCCTGCGCAACGTCTCGGCGTACTGCACGGTCCGGTATCGGGCCTGTTCGGCCGCGAGCTGGGCGTCGGCGAGCCTGCCCCGGCTGATCAGTACCTCCAGCTTCACCTCGGCTGCGATCTGGGCGCTGGTGACATCCGTGTCGAGCGCGCCGACCAGGACGTTGACCGCTTCGTCGGTCGTACGGAGATAGACGCTGCCGCCGTGTCCCGGCACTTCCTCGATGAGCTTGAAGTCGTAGTCACGGCGGGTGTAGACGCCGTCTGGGCCGAAGGTGCCGTAGACCGCACGGAAGCCGCGGTCCACGCTGCCCACGTTGATCAGGTTCTCCAGCACCCAGCGCGCAACCCGCTCGTGTTCGGCGGCCGGGCGCCCCGGGGCCTGGGCCGCGACGCGCGGCAGGAGCCTGGCCACTATCTGGTCGTGGTCCGCTCCGGTGTCGAAGTCCATGTTGAGCGTGACGAGGTCGATGGCGGCGAGGGCGACCTCCGCCATCGCGTACACGGTGTACTCGCCCGCGAGATTCGCCTTTCGGGTGTCGAGGTCGTGCAGCGGCGCGGTGCACGCGAGCGCGCGCAGCCGCCGCGCCAGCCCTTCGTCGGCGGCCGGGCCCTGCGCGGGCCGCGGCCCCGCGCTGAGCTGGGGCGGAACGAATTCCGTCGAGGCAGTCGAGACAGGCGAAGTCACGCTGCACAGATTAGGTCCTCGCACTGACAACGGTCGAAACGGCGCAGAAGCGACCGTCTGGCTACGCTCCGTCCACGTACCCGTCCGTGTCTTCGTTACCCGTCATCGTCCCCGTCCTCATCGGCGCGAGACCGATTCGTCCCGGTTCGCTGACTACGGTCCGGGGGTGCCGTATCCCCCGCCGCCCGGGGTGTCCATCACGAGCACGTCCCCGGGGCCGACATCCACGGAATCGACTCCCCGCAGCTGCGTCACGCCGCCGTCCGCCCGCTCCACCCGGTTCGCCCCGAGCGCGCCTGCCATGCCGCCCGCCATGCCGTACGGCGGGACACGGCGATGCCCGGTGAGCAGGGCCACCGTCATCGGCTCCAGGAAGCGGATCCTGCGGACCACGCCGCGTCCGCCGTTCCAGCGTCCTCGCCCGCCGCTGCCCTCCCGCACGGCGAAGGCGTCCACACGCACCGGGTAGCGCCACTCCAGCACTTCGGGGTCGGTGAGGCGCGAGTTGGTCATATGGGTCTGGACGGCATCCGCCCCGTCGAAGCCGTCGCCCGCGCCGGAGCCGCTGGCCACCGTCTCGTAGTACTGCACGCGGTCGTTGCCGAAGGTCAGATTGTTCATGGTGCCCGAGCCCTCGGCCTGGACACCGAGCGCGGCGTACAGCGCGCCGGTGACGGCCTGCGAGGTCTCCACATTGCCGGCGACGGTCGCCGCGGGGTGGGCGGGAGCGAGCATCGAGCCGTCCGGCACGCGCACCTCCAGCGGCTCCAGACTTCCGCTGTTGAGGGGGATGTCCTCGGCCACCAGGGTGCGGAACACATACAGCACCGCCGCCATCACGACAGAAGTGGGCGCGTTGAAATTCCCCGGCTGCTGCGGCGATGTGCCCGTGAAGTCGATGACGGCGCTGCGCGACTCGCGGTCCACGCGCAGGGCCACCTGGATGACGGCGCCGTTGTCGGTCTCGTAGCGGTACTCGCCGTCGCTGAGATCGGCGACGATCCGGCGCACCGACTCCTCGGCGTTGTCCCGCACATGCCGCATATAGGCCTGGACCACGTCGAGCCCGAACTCGTCGACCATACGGCGCAGTTCGGCGATGCCCTTCTCGTTGGCGGCGATCTGGGCGCGCAGGTCGGCGAGATTGGTGTCGGGTGCGCGGGACGGATATGCCGCGGTGGTCAGCAGTTCCCGTGTCTCGGCCTCGCGCAGCCGCCCTTCCCGCACCAGAAGCCAGTTGTCGAAGAGCACGCCCTCCTCGTCGATGGTCCTGCTGAAGGCGGGCATGGAGCCGGGGGTGATGCCACCGATCTCGGCGTGGTGCCCGCGCGAGGCCACCAGGAAGCGCAGCACATCGCCGTCGAACACGGGCGTCACAACGGTCACATCAGGCAGATGCGTGCCGCCGTGGTAGGGGTCGTTGATCGCGTACACATCGCCCGGTCGCATGCCGCTCCCGCCCTTGTTGCGGCGCAGCACCTCCTTGATGGATTCGCCCATCGAGCCGAGATGGACGGGGATGTGGGGCGCGTTGGCGACCAGATTGCCGTGTTCGTCGAACAGGGCGCACGAGAAGTCGAGCCGTTCCTTGATGTTGACGGAGTGAGCGGTGTTCTCCAGCCGTACGCCCATCTGCTCGGCGACGGCCATGAAGAGGTTGTTGAAGACCTCCAGGAGGACCGGGTCCACATCCGTGCCGACGGCGGTCCTGCCGGGGCGTGGGCGTACGCGCGTCAGCAGCAGCTGTCCGTTCTCGGCGGCGGCACGCCAACCGGGGTCGACCACAGTGGTGGCATCGGCTTCCGCGATGATCGCGGGCCCTTCGACGGTATCGCCCGAGCGCAGATCCCCGCGCCGGTACAGGGGCGTTTCGCGCTGCTCGCCGTCCACGAACATCGGCACCGTGGCGCGCGGGGCGAAATCGCCGCCGCCCTCGGTCTCGTCGACGACGTACGCACCGTACTCACCCGCCGTGCCCACGGCTTCGACCGAGACCGCCTCGATGACCAGTGGCTTGTCCATGGTGAACGCGTAACGCGCGTGGTGGGTGCTCTCGAATGCCTCCTTCATGGCGGCGTGGGTGTCCAGTGGCACGGGCAGACTCGCGTCCGTGCCCGCGTAACGGAGCAGCACGCGCGCGTGGGTGCTGATCGCGTCGTCCGGAATGTTGTCGGCGCGCAGTTCGGCGCGGGTGCGGGCAACGAGTTCGTCGCAGAGTGTCCGTACGCGGGTGACCGCTCTCTCGTCCAGCTCGGCCTCCACCGACTGTTCGCGCATGGCGGTCGCGTCGGCGAGACCGATGCCGTACGCGGAGAGCACTCCGGCCAGCGGCGGCACGAGCACGGTGTTGACGCCCAGGGCGTCGGCAACCGCGCAGGCGTGCTGGCCACCGGCGCCGCCGAAGGAGGTGAGGGCGTAGCGGGTGATGTCGTGGCCGCGCTGTACGGAGATCTTCTTGACCGCGTTCGCCATGTTGAGGACGGCGATCTCCAGGAAACCGGCAGCGACTTCTTCGGGGGTGCGTTTGATGCCGCTCTCCTTGTGCACCTGAGCGGCGAGTGCGGCGAAACGCTCGCGCACGGTGTCGGCGTCCAGGGGCTGGTCGCCGCCGGGGCCGAAGACCGCGGGGAAGTGTTCGGGCTGGATGCGGCCGAGCATCACATTGGCGTCGGTGACGGTGAGGGGGCCGCCGCGGCGGTAGCAGGCGGGGCCGGGTACGGCGCCCGCGGAGTCGGGGCCGACGCGGTAACGGCGGCCGTCGAAGTGGAGAACGGAACCGCCGCCGGCCGCGACGGTGTGGATGTTCATCATGGGCGCTCGCATGCGGACGCCCGCGACCTGGGTGCCGAGCTCCCGCTCGAACTCGCCGGCGTAGTGCGACACGTCGGTGGATGTGCCGCCCATGTCGAAGCCGATGACCCGGCCGAATCCCGCCTGCTCGGAGGTGCGGGCCATGCCGACGACGCCGCCGGCCGGTCCCGACAGCACGGCGTCCTTGCCACGGAAGCCGGCCGCTTCCCGCAAGCCGCCGTTGGACTGCATGAACATCAGGCGGATGCCGCCCAGTTCGGCCGCGACCTCGTCGACGTACCGCCTCAGGATCGGTGACAGATAGGCGTCCACGACCGTGGTGTCGCCGCGCGGTACGAGTTTGATCAGCGGGCTGACCTCGTGTGAGGAGCTGACCTGGGTGAAGCCGAGGTCACGGGCGGCTTCCGCGATCCGGCTCTCGTGCGCGGGGTGACGGTAGCCGTGCAGCAGGACGACGGCGGCGCTGAGGAAGCCGTCGGCGCGGGCCTGCCTCAACTGCTCCGTGACGGCTGCCAGATCGAGCGGCCGGACGGTCTCGCCGTGCGCGTCGAGGCGTTCGGGGACCTCGATGACGCGCTGGTACACCGCCTCGGGCAGCACGATCCGGCG includes:
- a CDS encoding hydantoinase B/oxoprolinase family protein → MTGRWEFWIDRGGTFTDIVGKRPDGRLVTRKLLSHNPERYRDAAVAGIRLLLGVGPDEPVPAERVDSVKMGTTVATNALLERRGEPTVLVITEGFRDALRIAYQNRPRLFDRRIVLPEAVYQRVIEVPERLDAHGETVRPLDLAAVTEQLRQARADGFLSAAVVLLHGYRHPAHESRIAEAARDLGFTQVSSSHEVSPLIKLVPRGDTTVVDAYLSPILRRYVDEVAAELGGIRLMFMQSNGGLREAAGFRGKDAVLSGPAGGVVGMARTSEQAGFGRVIGFDMGGTSTDVSHYAGEFERELGTQVAGVRMRAPMMNIHTVAAGGGSVLHFDGRRYRVGPDSAGAVPGPACYRRGGPLTVTDANVMLGRIQPEHFPAVFGPGGDQPLDADTVRERFAALAAQVHKESGIKRTPEEVAAGFLEIAVLNMANAVKKISVQRGHDITRYALTSFGGAGGQHACAVADALGVNTVLVPPLAGVLSAYGIGLADATAMREQSVEAELDERAVTRVRTLCDELVARTRAELRADNIPDDAISTHARVLLRYAGTDASLPVPLDTHAAMKEAFESTHHARYAFTMDKPLVIEAVSVEAVGTAGEYGAYVVDETEGGGDFAPRATVPMFVDGEQRETPLYRRGDLRSGDTVEGPAIIAEADATTVVDPGWRAAAENGQLLLTRVRPRPGRTAVGTDVDPVLLEVFNNLFMAVAEQMGVRLENTAHSVNIKERLDFSCALFDEHGNLVANAPHIPVHLGSMGESIKEVLRRNKGGSGMRPGDVYAINDPYHGGTHLPDVTVVTPVFDGDVLRFLVASRGHHAEIGGITPGSMPAFSRTIDEEGVLFDNWLLVREGRLREAETRELLTTAAYPSRAPDTNLADLRAQIAANEKGIAELRRMVDEFGLDVVQAYMRHVRDNAEESVRRIVADLSDGEYRYETDNGAVIQVALRVDRESRSAVIDFTGTSPQQPGNFNAPTSVVMAAVLYVFRTLVAEDIPLNSGSLEPLEVRVPDGSMLAPAHPAATVAGNVETSQAVTGALYAALGVQAEGSGTMNNLTFGNDRVQYYETVASGSGAGDGFDGADAVQTHMTNSRLTDPEVLEWRYPVRVDAFAVREGSGGRGRWNGGRGVVRRIRFLEPMTVALLTGHRRVPPYGMAGGMAGALGANRVERADGGVTQLRGVDSVDVGPGDVLVMDTPGGGGYGTPGP